The Sinomicrobium kalidii genome contains a region encoding:
- the trxA gene encoding thioredoxin, protein MKADFNTIINSEKYVLVDFYADWCGPCKAFAPILQEVKTELKDSIKIIKVNVDKNPSLSARYNVRGVPTIVLFGQGKFLWKHSGVLSKGDLISRILNS, encoded by the coding sequence ATGAAAGCGGATTTTAACACAATAATAAATTCGGAAAAATATGTCCTGGTGGATTTTTATGCCGATTGGTGTGGCCCCTGTAAGGCATTTGCTCCCATTTTACAAGAGGTAAAAACCGAGTTGAAAGATTCCATCAAAATTATAAAGGTAAATGTGGATAAAAACCCATCGCTCTCCGCCCGGTACAATGTAAGAGGAGTTCCTACTATTGTCTTATTTGGACAGGGCAAGTTTTTATGGAAACATTCCGGGGTTTTATCAAAAGGAGACCTTATATCCCGTATTCTCAATTCATAA